The following coding sequences are from one Thermostaphylospora chromogena window:
- a CDS encoding LytR/AlgR family response regulator transcription factor has protein sequence MLRVLAVDDEAPALRELAFLLRQDHRIEHVATASDGVSALQDMVQMIGTGERLDGVFLDIRMPGLDGLHLARLIGGFPSPPKLVFVSAHDDCALQAFEVEAVDYLLKPVRADRLAEAVRRLDAMAAPAPAVDDVIPVELAGRTRFVPRYSVWYVEAQGDYVRLHTSEGSYLVRMSLAALERRWADAGFIRVHRSTLVAAHHVTELRFEHGRVVLQVGTRTVPVSRRHTRYVRQYFTRRLRSASRL, from the coding sequence ATGCTGCGTGTTCTGGCAGTGGACGATGAGGCCCCCGCTCTGCGAGAACTGGCTTTCCTGCTGCGGCAGGACCACCGCATCGAGCACGTCGCGACCGCCTCCGACGGCGTGTCCGCCCTGCAGGACATGGTGCAGATGATCGGCACCGGTGAGCGGCTCGACGGTGTCTTCCTCGACATCCGCATGCCCGGTCTCGACGGGCTCCATCTCGCCCGGCTCATCGGCGGGTTCCCCAGCCCGCCCAAGCTCGTCTTCGTCAGCGCCCACGACGACTGCGCGCTGCAGGCGTTCGAGGTGGAGGCCGTCGACTACCTCCTCAAGCCCGTCCGGGCCGATCGTCTGGCCGAGGCCGTCCGCCGGCTCGACGCGATGGCCGCCCCCGCCCCGGCCGTGGACGACGTCATCCCGGTCGAGCTCGCCGGCCGTACGCGCTTCGTCCCCCGCTACTCCGTCTGGTACGTCGAGGCCCAGGGGGACTACGTGCGCCTGCACACCAGCGAGGGCAGCTACCTGGTCCGTATGAGCCTGGCCGCGCTGGAGCGTCGCTGGGCCGACGCCGGTTTCATCCGCGTCCATCGCAGCACCCTCGTCGCCGCCCACCACGTCACCGAGCTGCGGTTCGAGCACGGGCGCGTGGTGCTCCAGGTCGGGACGCGGACCGTTCCCGTCAGCCGGCGGCACACCCGCTACGTCCGCCAGTACTTCACCCGCCGTCTCCGCTCCGCCTCCCGTCTCTGA
- a CDS encoding deoxyribonuclease IV yields MSASPPIGGHVTVSGGLATGGLANMASIGAEIIQVFVANPRGWALSAGDPAQDARLREAGVTTFVHTPYLVNLGSPDPGTLEKSVAAVRHNLRRGAAIGAAGVVMHTGSAVNRSREEALRQIREHLLPLLDEIPDDGPDLLLEPMAGQGRMLCATVDDLGPYLEALDHHPRVGVCLDTCHAFAAGHDLAAPGGVAATLDALHEVAPGRLKLLHANDSKDACGSKRDRHENIGAGRIGEQAFAELMRHPVAAGVPLCIETPGGAGKHRADIELLKKLRASL; encoded by the coding sequence ATGAGCGCTTCTCCACCCATCGGCGGGCACGTCACGGTCTCCGGCGGCCTGGCCACCGGCGGTCTGGCCAACATGGCGAGCATCGGCGCCGAGATCATCCAGGTGTTCGTCGCCAACCCGCGCGGGTGGGCGCTGTCCGCGGGCGATCCGGCGCAGGACGCCCGGCTGCGCGAGGCGGGTGTGACGACGTTCGTGCACACGCCGTACCTGGTCAATCTGGGGTCGCCCGATCCGGGCACGCTGGAGAAGTCGGTGGCGGCCGTCCGGCACAACCTGCGGCGGGGCGCGGCGATCGGCGCGGCCGGGGTGGTGATGCACACCGGTTCGGCGGTCAACCGGTCGCGCGAGGAGGCGCTGCGTCAGATCCGCGAGCACCTGCTGCCGCTGTTGGACGAGATCCCCGATGACGGGCCGGATCTGCTGCTGGAACCGATGGCGGGCCAGGGCAGGATGCTCTGCGCCACGGTGGACGACCTCGGCCCCTACCTGGAGGCGCTGGACCACCATCCTCGCGTCGGCGTGTGCCTGGACACCTGCCACGCCTTCGCCGCCGGGCACGATCTCGCCGCTCCCGGCGGGGTCGCCGCCACGCTCGACGCGCTGCACGAGGTGGCGCCGGGACGGCTGAAGCTGCTGCACGCCAACGACTCCAAGGACGCCTGCGGCTCCAAACGGGACCGGCACGAGAACATCGGCGCGGGGCGCATCGGCGAGCAGGCCTTCGCCGAGCTGATGCGTCACCCTGTGGCCGCGGGCGTACCGCTGTGCATCGAGACCCCCGGCGGCGCCGGAAAGCACCGTGCGGACATCGAGCTGCTGAAGAAGCTGCGGGCGAGCCTGTGA
- the uraD gene encoding 2-oxo-4-hydroxy-4-carboxy-5-ureidoimidazoline decarboxylase, with protein MPNVETGAPPYGLAVFNQLDAARAREELLACCASRAFAERVAAGRPYSDTDALAAEAGRVLAELPWDDVLEALDAHPRIGERPRGPGREAAWSRREQAGTAHADREVLEALAAGNAAYEERFGHVYLVCAAGLSAEELLRRLHARLDNDEETERRIVREELAAITRLRLAGLVAPPGGAR; from the coding sequence ATGCCGAACGTGGAGACCGGCGCGCCGCCGTACGGCCTGGCCGTCTTCAACCAGCTCGACGCGGCGCGGGCGCGCGAGGAGCTGCTGGCCTGCTGCGCGTCGCGGGCCTTCGCCGAGCGGGTGGCCGCGGGCCGGCCCTACAGCGACACCGACGCGCTGGCCGCCGAGGCCGGGCGGGTGCTCGCCGAGCTGCCCTGGGACGACGTGCTGGAGGCGCTGGACGCCCACCCGCGGATCGGGGAGCGCCCCCGCGGCCCGGGCCGGGAGGCGGCCTGGTCGCGGCGGGAGCAGGCCGGGACGGCGCACGCCGATCGCGAGGTGCTGGAGGCGCTGGCCGCGGGCAACGCCGCCTACGAGGAGCGCTTCGGACACGTCTACCTGGTGTGCGCCGCGGGGCTGAGCGCGGAGGAGCTGCTGCGGCGGCTGCACGCCCGGCTGGACAACGACGAGGAGACCGAACGCCGCATAGTCCGCGAGGAGCTGGCCGCGATCACCCGTCTGCGTCTGGCCGGGCTCGTCGCACCCCCGGGAGGCGCCCGATGA
- the uraH gene encoding hydroxyisourate hydrolase codes for MSLSTHVLDASLGRPASGVAVRLEGPHGTLAEGRTDDDGRITGWPTEEGTHRLVFDTGGYFAGRGVAAFYPQVVVAFTVADPGDHHHVPLLLSPFAYSTYRGS; via the coding sequence ATGAGCCTGTCGACGCACGTGCTGGACGCCTCGCTCGGCCGCCCCGCCTCGGGCGTCGCCGTACGGCTGGAGGGGCCGCACGGGACGCTCGCCGAGGGACGCACCGACGACGACGGGCGCATCACGGGGTGGCCGACGGAGGAGGGGACGCACCGGCTGGTGTTCGACACCGGCGGATACTTCGCCGGCCGCGGCGTCGCGGCGTTCTACCCGCAGGTCGTGGTCGCCTTCACCGTCGCCGACCCCGGCGACCACCACCACGTGCCGTTGCTGCTCAGCCCGTTCGCCTATTCCACCTATCGAGGGAGCTGA
- the pucL gene encoding factor-independent urate hydroxylase codes for MAVVLGPNRYGKAETRVVRVTRDGEVHRLKDCNVSIALSGDMEGAHLRGDNSAVLPTDTQKNTVYAFARKHGIGEIEEFALLLARHFVDSQRAIRHARVEIEEYTWSRIPQGPPHSFVRNGGEVRTCLVHHDENGTSTVVSGVRDLVVLNTTGSEFHGFARDEYTTLAPTTDRILATIVTAAWRHRTPDSPYGACYPRARHALLEAFAGTHSLSLQQTLYEMGKRVITDCPEVCEVRLSLPNVHHFLVDLTPFGMDNDREVYHVADRPYGLIEGHVLDDAAPEASFAWS; via the coding sequence GTGGCCGTCGTGCTCGGACCCAACCGTTACGGAAAAGCGGAGACGCGCGTCGTCCGCGTCACCCGCGACGGGGAAGTCCATCGTCTGAAGGACTGCAACGTCAGCATCGCGCTCTCCGGTGACATGGAAGGCGCCCATCTGCGCGGCGACAACTCCGCCGTGCTGCCCACCGACACCCAGAAGAACACCGTCTACGCCTTCGCCAGGAAACACGGCATCGGCGAGATCGAAGAGTTCGCCCTGCTGCTGGCCCGCCACTTCGTGGACTCCCAGCGGGCGATCCGCCACGCCCGGGTGGAGATCGAGGAGTACACCTGGTCGCGGATCCCGCAGGGGCCTCCCCACTCCTTCGTCCGGAACGGCGGCGAGGTGCGCACCTGCCTGGTCCACCACGACGAGAACGGCACGTCCACCGTCGTGTCCGGCGTGCGTGACCTGGTCGTGCTCAACACCACCGGCTCGGAGTTCCACGGCTTCGCCCGGGACGAGTACACCACGCTCGCGCCGACGACCGACCGCATCCTCGCCACGATCGTGACCGCGGCGTGGCGGCATCGCACCCCGGACTCCCCGTACGGCGCCTGCTACCCGCGGGCACGGCACGCCCTGCTGGAGGCGTTCGCCGGCACGCACAGCCTGTCCCTGCAGCAGACGCTGTACGAGATGGGGAAGCGGGTGATCACCGACTGCCCGGAGGTCTGCGAGGTGCGCCTGTCCCTGCCGAACGTGCACCACTTCCTCGTTGATCTGACCCCCTTCGGCATGGACAACGACCGCGAGGTGTACCACGTCGCCGACCGCCCGTACGGGCTGATCGAAGGGCACGTGCTGGACGACGCCGCCCCCGAGGCGTCCTTCGCCTGGAGCTGA
- a CDS encoding FAD binding domain-containing protein, protein MDFIRPSTWDEALAVKAERPDAVPVCGGTDVMVEINFGVRRPPALLDLTALPGLDGWSELPDGRLRVGAGLPYTRLIDELGGRLPGLAQASRTVGSPQIRNRGTVGGNLGSASPAGDAHPPLLAADAVVEVHSAARGVREIPVREFYLGPKRSALAPDELIAAVVVAPATGPQYFSKVGTRNAMVIAVCSFCLALHPDRRTVGTGIGSAAPTPLRAIEAEEFLAAELDWDAAGDAEPPPALAARFGELVSSAASPIDDVRGTAAYRRHALAVLARRTLGWAWKDYRREVRRCA, encoded by the coding sequence ATGGACTTCATCAGACCCTCGACGTGGGACGAGGCCCTGGCGGTCAAGGCGGAGCGGCCGGACGCGGTGCCCGTCTGCGGCGGCACGGACGTCATGGTCGAGATCAATTTCGGCGTGCGCAGGCCGCCCGCGCTGCTCGACCTGACCGCCCTGCCCGGCCTCGACGGCTGGTCGGAACTGCCGGACGGCAGGCTGCGTGTGGGGGCGGGCCTGCCGTACACGCGGTTGATCGACGAGCTGGGCGGGAGGCTGCCCGGCCTGGCGCAGGCGTCCCGTACGGTCGGCTCGCCGCAGATCCGCAACCGGGGCACGGTCGGCGGGAACCTCGGCTCGGCGTCCCCGGCGGGGGACGCCCACCCGCCGCTGCTGGCCGCGGACGCGGTGGTGGAGGTGCACAGCGCGGCCCGCGGCGTGCGGGAGATCCCGGTGCGGGAGTTCTACCTGGGGCCCAAGCGCAGCGCGCTCGCCCCGGACGAGCTGATCGCGGCGGTCGTCGTCGCCCCCGCGACCGGGCCGCAGTACTTCTCCAAGGTCGGCACCCGCAACGCGATGGTGATCGCGGTGTGCTCGTTCTGCCTGGCGCTGCACCCGGACCGGCGCACGGTCGGCACCGGCATCGGTTCGGCGGCGCCCACGCCGCTGCGCGCGATCGAGGCGGAGGAGTTCCTCGCCGCCGAGCTGGACTGGGACGCGGCCGGCGACGCCGAGCCGCCGCCCGCGCTGGCCGCCCGGTTCGGGGAGCTGGTGAGCAGCGCCGCCTCGCCCATCGACGACGTGCGCGGCACGGCCGCCTACCGGCGGCACGCGCTGGCGGTGCTGGCCCGCCGCACCCTCGGCTGGGCCTGGAAGGACTACCGGAGGGAGGTACGGCGATGCGCGTGA
- a CDS encoding (2Fe-2S)-binding protein, with product MRVNLTVNGRAHAVDDVWEGESLLYVLRERLGLPGAKNACEQGECGSCTVYLDGVPVCACLVAAGQAQGREVRTVEGLATGDGLDPVQEAFVAAGAVQCGFCTPGLIIAAHDLIARTPDPSDAEIREALAGNLCRCTGYEKIIDAVRLAAARKAAG from the coding sequence ATGCGCGTGAACCTCACCGTCAACGGCCGTGCCCATGCCGTGGACGACGTGTGGGAGGGGGAGAGCCTGCTGTACGTCCTGCGCGAACGGCTCGGCCTGCCCGGCGCCAAGAACGCCTGCGAACAGGGCGAGTGCGGCTCGTGCACGGTCTACCTGGACGGCGTGCCGGTGTGCGCGTGCCTGGTCGCGGCCGGCCAGGCGCAGGGGCGCGAGGTGCGCACCGTGGAAGGGCTGGCCACCGGGGACGGGCTCGACCCGGTGCAGGAGGCGTTCGTCGCAGCGGGCGCGGTGCAGTGCGGCTTCTGCACCCCGGGCCTGATCATCGCCGCGCACGACCTGATCGCGCGGACGCCCGACCCTTCGGACGCGGAGATCCGCGAGGCGCTGGCGGGCAACCTGTGCCGGTGCACCGGCTACGAGAAGATCATCGACGCGGTCCGGCTGGCCGCCGCCCGGAAGGCGGCCGGATGA
- a CDS encoding 8-oxoguanine deaminase, with translation MTLVVEDAYIAPVVGAEIPRGHLVIEGDRIAAVGPGPAAAPPGAERIDARGCLVTPGLVNTHHHLYQWAYQGVAPQGTLFQWLVASYPRWARMDAEVVHGAARAALGWLALSGCTTSTDHHYVFPKGRGDLFAATVEAAREVGLRFHPCRGSMDLGESGGGLPPDDVVEDIDTIMAHTEEVIDAYHDPSFSSTLRVAVAPCSPFSVSADLMRACADLARAKGVRLHTHLAETLDEEEHCRERMGMTPVDYLDGLGWLGPDVWLAHCVHLSDADVRRLADTGTGVAHCPSSNGRLGAGVARSAELLRAGVPVGLGVDGAASAELTPLVGEVRMALLMQRARYGPQALTAREALAMGTIGGAACLGREAEIGSLEPGKLADVAVWRMDGFHAAVDDPVVAFAHGGRTPPLARLLVGGRTVVADDRLVTTGEDALALAGAAAHRRALR, from the coding sequence ATGACGCTCGTCGTGGAGGACGCCTACATCGCGCCGGTCGTCGGCGCGGAGATCCCGCGGGGGCACCTCGTCATCGAGGGCGACCGGATCGCGGCGGTCGGCCCGGGACCGGCGGCGGCCCCGCCGGGAGCGGAGCGGATCGACGCCCGCGGTTGCCTGGTCACCCCCGGCCTGGTCAACACCCACCACCACCTCTACCAGTGGGCCTACCAGGGCGTCGCGCCGCAGGGCACGCTCTTTCAATGGCTGGTCGCGTCCTACCCGCGCTGGGCGCGGATGGACGCCGAGGTCGTGCACGGCGCGGCGCGGGCGGCCCTGGGCTGGCTGGCGCTGTCCGGCTGCACCACCTCCACCGACCACCACTACGTGTTCCCCAAGGGGCGGGGCGACCTGTTCGCCGCGACCGTCGAGGCGGCCCGCGAGGTGGGCCTGCGCTTCCATCCCTGCCGCGGCTCGATGGACCTCGGCGAGTCCGGCGGCGGCCTGCCCCCGGACGACGTCGTCGAGGACATCGACACGATCATGGCGCACACCGAGGAGGTGATCGACGCCTACCACGACCCGTCGTTCTCCTCGACGTTGCGCGTGGCCGTCGCGCCGTGCTCGCCGTTCTCGGTCTCCGCCGACCTGATGCGCGCCTGCGCCGACCTGGCGCGGGCCAAGGGGGTGCGGCTGCACACCCACCTGGCGGAGACCCTGGACGAGGAGGAGCACTGCCGGGAACGGATGGGCATGACCCCGGTCGACTACCTCGACGGCCTGGGCTGGCTGGGACCGGACGTGTGGCTGGCCCACTGCGTCCACCTGAGCGACGCGGACGTGCGCCGGCTGGCCGACACCGGTACCGGTGTCGCCCACTGCCCTTCCTCCAACGGGCGGCTCGGCGCGGGTGTCGCCCGCTCGGCGGAGCTGCTGCGCGCGGGCGTACCCGTCGGACTGGGCGTGGACGGCGCCGCGTCCGCCGAACTGACCCCGCTCGTCGGGGAGGTCCGCATGGCCCTGCTCATGCAGCGGGCCAGGTACGGCCCGCAGGCGTTGACCGCTCGCGAAGCGCTGGCCATGGGCACCATCGGCGGCGCCGCCTGCCTGGGCCGCGAAGCCGAGATCGGCTCGCTGGAACCGGGCAAGCTCGCCGACGTCGCGGTATGGCGGATGGACGGCTTCCACGCCGCGGTGGACGACCCGGTGGTGGCCTTCGCGCACGGCGGACGGACCCCGCCGCTGGCCCGGCTGCTCGTCGGCGGCCGGACCGTGGTGGCCGACGACCGGCTCGTCACGACCGGGGAGGACGCGCTCGCGCTCGCCGGGGCCGCCGCGCACCGGCGGGCGCTGCGGTGA
- a CDS encoding glycerate kinase, with amino-acid sequence MSATSANEGHVVIAPDKFKGSLSAAEVADRVAAGLGPGVRTVRLPVADGGDGTVDAVVACGFTRVEVEVTGPVGEPVKAAYAWHPGGRGTEPTAVIELAEASGLRRLPPASAAAGTGPAAAHAGVALAPLTATSRGTGELIVHAVRHGARRVVLGLGGSACTDGGAGMMTALGVRFLDDSGAELPPGGAALRSLAAIDVSGLADLAGVAFVVASDVDNPLLGPHGAAAVYGPQKGATPQDVAVLEAGLARLAAVAAHTHGLFGAAEHGGPAGPMGVAAHPGAGAAGGVGFAALTFLRAELRPGIDYLLDLLGFAGHLDGARLVVTGEGALDEQTLRGKAPAGVAARAAAAGVPVVAVCGRRTLSDDRLRAAGISAAYALADLEPDPARCMAQAGTLLERLAAERLRGWLDG; translated from the coding sequence TTGTCTGCCACGTCTGCCAACGAAGGACATGTCGTCATCGCACCGGACAAGTTCAAAGGCTCGCTGAGCGCCGCCGAGGTGGCCGACCGTGTGGCCGCCGGGCTCGGCCCCGGTGTGCGGACCGTGCGCCTGCCGGTGGCCGACGGCGGCGACGGCACCGTGGACGCGGTCGTGGCCTGCGGTTTCACCCGGGTCGAGGTGGAGGTCACCGGCCCGGTGGGCGAACCGGTGAAGGCCGCCTACGCCTGGCACCCCGGCGGCCGCGGCACGGAGCCGACGGCCGTGATCGAGCTGGCCGAGGCGTCGGGCCTGCGCCGCCTGCCGCCCGCCTCCGCGGCCGCCGGGACGGGCCCGGCCGCCGCCCACGCCGGGGTGGCTCTGGCCCCGCTCACCGCCACCAGCCGCGGCACCGGCGAACTGATCGTCCACGCCGTGCGGCACGGCGCCCGGCGCGTCGTCCTCGGCCTGGGCGGCAGCGCGTGCACCGACGGCGGCGCCGGCATGATGACCGCCCTCGGCGTCCGCTTCCTCGACGACAGCGGTGCGGAACTGCCGCCCGGCGGCGCCGCGCTGCGCTCGCTGGCCGCCATCGACGTCTCCGGGCTCGCCGACCTGGCCGGTGTCGCGTTCGTCGTCGCGAGCGACGTGGACAACCCCCTGCTCGGCCCGCACGGCGCCGCCGCGGTCTACGGCCCGCAGAAGGGCGCCACCCCGCAGGACGTGGCCGTCCTGGAGGCCGGGCTGGCCCGCCTCGCCGCCGTCGCCGCCCACACCCACGGCCTGTTCGGCGCCGCAGAGCACGGCGGCCCGGCCGGACCGATGGGGGTGGCCGCCCACCCGGGCGCGGGCGCGGCGGGCGGGGTCGGGTTCGCCGCGTTGACCTTCCTCCGCGCGGAACTGCGGCCCGGCATCGACTACCTGCTCGACCTGCTCGGCTTCGCGGGCCACCTGGACGGCGCCCGCCTGGTCGTCACCGGAGAGGGTGCGCTGGACGAGCAGACCCTGCGCGGCAAGGCCCCCGCCGGGGTCGCCGCCAGGGCCGCCGCCGCGGGCGTCCCCGTCGTCGCGGTGTGCGGGCGCCGCACCCTGTCCGATGATCGGCTGCGCGCGGCGGGGATCTCCGCCGCCTACGCGCTGGCCGATCTCGAACCCGACCCGGCCCGCTGCATGGCCCAGGCGGGAACGCTGCTGGAGCGCCTGGCCGCCGAGCGGCTACGCGGATGGCTCGATGGCTGA
- the allB gene encoding allantoinase AllB has protein sequence MAEPYDLVVRSRRVVTASGERPAAVAVRGRTIAEVAAYDAPLDAREQVELGETALLPGLVDTHVHVNEPGRTHWEGFATATRAAAAGGVTTVLDMPLNSIPPTVDAAALAVKRRAAAGQCLVDVGFWGGAIPGNLGALRELHRAGVYGFKCFLSHSGVEEFPPLDDAGLHAVLAEAASFDGLVIVHAEDPRLLGEPAGPGYRDFLASRPALAERRAVERVVAAARRTGARVHILHVSSASCLEPLAGARREGVRVTAETCPHYLALAEEDVRGPEFKCCPPIRDAANRDALWRGLAEGVLDCVVSDHSPATVELKTGGFDTAWGGISSLQLGLPVVWTEASRRGHGLPDVVRWMAERPAALVGLDRRKGAIAVGRDADLVAFDTGATFTVRAEELYHRNPTTPYHGRTLTGVVRATWLRGRPVTGEARGELL, from the coding sequence ATGGCTGAGCCGTACGACCTGGTGGTGCGTTCGCGGCGGGTGGTCACCGCGAGCGGGGAGCGGCCCGCGGCCGTCGCGGTGCGCGGCCGGACGATCGCCGAGGTGGCCGCCTACGACGCGCCCCTGGACGCCCGCGAACAGGTGGAGCTGGGCGAGACGGCGCTGCTCCCCGGCCTGGTGGACACGCACGTGCACGTCAACGAGCCGGGGCGGACCCACTGGGAGGGCTTCGCCACCGCCACGCGCGCCGCGGCGGCCGGCGGCGTCACCACCGTCCTGGACATGCCGCTCAATTCGATCCCGCCGACGGTGGACGCCGCGGCGCTCGCCGTGAAACGGCGGGCGGCGGCCGGGCAGTGCCTGGTGGACGTCGGGTTCTGGGGCGGCGCGATCCCCGGCAACCTGGGCGCGCTGCGCGAGCTGCACCGGGCCGGGGTGTACGGCTTCAAGTGCTTCCTGTCCCATTCGGGGGTGGAGGAGTTCCCGCCGCTGGACGACGCCGGGCTGCACGCCGTGCTCGCCGAGGCGGCGTCCTTCGACGGCCTGGTGATCGTGCACGCCGAGGATCCCCGGCTGCTGGGGGAACCCGCGGGCCCCGGCTACCGGGACTTCCTCGCCTCTCGTCCGGCACTGGCCGAGCGGCGGGCCGTGGAGCGTGTCGTCGCGGCCGCGCGGCGGACCGGCGCCCGCGTGCACATCCTGCACGTCTCCTCGGCCTCCTGCCTGGAGCCGCTGGCCGGGGCCCGCCGGGAGGGGGTGCGGGTCACCGCCGAGACCTGCCCGCACTACCTCGCCCTGGCCGAGGAGGACGTGCGCGGCCCGGAGTTCAAATGCTGCCCCCCGATCCGGGACGCGGCCAACCGCGACGCGCTCTGGCGCGGCCTCGCCGAGGGCGTGCTCGACTGCGTCGTCTCCGACCACTCCCCGGCCACCGTCGAGCTGAAGACCGGCGGCTTCGACACCGCCTGGGGCGGGATCTCCTCCCTGCAGCTCGGGCTGCCCGTCGTGTGGACCGAGGCGTCCCGCCGCGGGCACGGCCTGCCCGACGTGGTGCGCTGGATGGCCGAGCGGCCCGCCGCCCTGGTCGGGCTCGACCGGCGCAAGGGCGCGATCGCCGTCGGCCGGGACGCCGACCTGGTCGCCTTCGACACCGGCGCGACCTTCACCGTGCGGGCCGAGGAGCTGTACCACCGTAATCCGACGACCCCGTACCACGGCCGTACGCTCACCGGCGTCGTGCGCGCCACCTGGCTCCGCGGCCGTCCGGTGACCGGGGAAGCGCGAGGTGAGCTGCTGTGA
- the alc gene encoding allantoicase, with the protein MTDFLSLPDLALRSHGGSVVAASDESFADRENLIKPGRPHFQPHTFGNKGQVYDGWETRRRRGPGYDWAIVRLGLPGVVHGVVVDTAWFTGNHPEHVWVEALEASGYPSPEELTRADWTTIVPRAPVRGDAENVFPVHDRRRYTHVRLNIHPDGGVARLRVHGEVVPDLSLWEGMSIDLAALENGGLVVGCSNEFYSSPLNVISRGLARDQAEGWETARRRGGGNDWLVVRLAGPGVVRVVELDTANLVYNAPAEAALSGVDARRNPPEDPDGWFRLLPRTRLQPDTLHRFRLDVAREVTHVRLDIYPDGGLARLRLHGHLV; encoded by the coding sequence GTGACCGACTTCCTGAGCCTGCCCGATCTGGCCCTGCGTTCCCACGGCGGGTCCGTCGTCGCCGCCAGCGACGAGTCGTTCGCCGACCGGGAGAACCTCATCAAACCCGGACGGCCGCACTTCCAGCCGCACACCTTCGGCAACAAGGGGCAGGTCTACGACGGCTGGGAGACCCGGCGCCGCCGCGGCCCCGGCTACGACTGGGCGATCGTACGGCTGGGCCTGCCCGGCGTCGTCCACGGCGTCGTGGTGGACACCGCGTGGTTCACCGGCAACCACCCCGAGCACGTCTGGGTGGAGGCGTTGGAGGCGTCCGGCTACCCCTCGCCCGAGGAGCTGACCCGCGCCGACTGGACGACGATCGTGCCCCGCGCGCCGGTCCGGGGCGACGCCGAGAACGTCTTCCCCGTCCACGACCGCAGGCGCTACACGCACGTGCGGCTCAACATCCACCCCGACGGCGGGGTGGCCAGACTGCGCGTGCACGGCGAGGTCGTGCCCGACCTGTCGCTGTGGGAGGGGATGAGCATCGACCTGGCGGCGCTGGAGAACGGCGGGCTGGTGGTCGGCTGCTCCAACGAGTTCTACTCCTCGCCCCTCAACGTCATCTCCCGCGGCCTGGCGCGTGACCAGGCGGAGGGCTGGGAGACCGCGCGGCGGCGCGGCGGCGGCAACGACTGGCTGGTGGTGCGCCTGGCGGGGCCGGGCGTGGTCCGGGTGGTCGAGCTGGACACCGCCAACCTCGTGTACAACGCGCCCGCCGAGGCCGCGCTGTCCGGCGTCGACGCGCGCCGGAACCCGCCCGAGGACCCGGACGGGTGGTTCCGGCTGCTGCCGCGTACCCGCCTGCAGCCCGACACCCTCCACCGGTTCCGCCTGGACGTCGCGCGCGAGGTCACGCACGTGCGCCTGGACATCTACCCCGACGGCGGGCTGGCCCGCCTGCGGCTCCACGGCCACCTCGTCTGA